The following are encoded together in the Juglans microcarpa x Juglans regia isolate MS1-56 chromosome 2D, Jm3101_v1.0, whole genome shotgun sequence genome:
- the LOC121250969 gene encoding uncharacterized protein LOC121250969 yields the protein MAFKMAGILGANQRSDEIVEFSDQVTSFTDLVFGFFEEGQNSSDNSFNSDHYNNDEEDEDDDEDENHCNVEENQAFWKEQEQVLQGTLYRTSSIETKIRQATKEALKEFDMADNEYCVCRPTPVAGGCKNCLRREICNRLTSDGYNCAICKSKWRGTSDIPSGEHTYLEVLDKSNPKKGEVRVVIELNFRAEFEMARASKEYNQLISRLPEVYVGKSERLRPLIKVMCCAAKKCMKDKKMHLGPWRKQKYMQTKWLGTCERMTPAPLPLGLSDRQPKPRASMLTFDLLDTLPGVHFRSTAVEVV from the exons ATGGCCTTTAAAATGGCTGGAATTCTGGGTGCTAATCAGAGATCCGACGAGATCGTTGAGTTTTCTGACCAAGTAACGAGTTTTACCGACTTGGTTTTTGGGTTCTTTGAGGAAGGTCAAAATTCGTCGGACAATTCGTTCAACTCCGACCACTATAACAACGACgaggaggatgaggatgatgatgaggacGAGAACCATTGCAATGTTGAAGAGAACCAGGCGttttggaaagagcaagagcaAGTTCTTCAG ggaACGTTGTACAGAACTAGTTCAATTGAGACGAAAATCCGGCAAGCTACCAAGGAAGCATTGAAGGAATTTGACATGGCGGATAATGAATATTGCGTGTGCCGGCCAACACCGGTGGCCGGAGGTTGCAAGAATTGCTTGCGAAGAGAAATATGCAACCGGCTCACAAGTGATGGCTACAATTGTGCCATTTGCAAGTCTAAATGGAGGGGCACATCAGACATTCCATCAG GGGAGCACACATATTTGGAAGTTTTGGACAAATCAAACCCAAAGAAAGGAGAAGTGAGAGTGGTAATCGAGTTGAATTTCCGAGCAGAGTTCGAGATGGCAAGGGCCAGCAAAGAATACAACCAGTTGATTAGCCGGCTGCCGGAAGTATACGTAGGGAAGTCGGAAAGGTTAAGACCGCTGATTAAGGTAATGTGCTGTGCTGCCAAAAAATGCATGAAGGATAAGAAAATGCATCTGGGGCCATGGAGGAAGCAGAAATACATGCAAACTAAGTGGCTTGGTACCTGTGAGAGAATGACGCCGGCGCCATTGCCGTTGGGGTTGTCGGACCGGCAGCCAAAGCCTAGAGCTTCCATGCTAACCTTTGATTTGCTAGACACTTTGCCTGGCGTGCATTTCAGGAGTACTGCAGTTGAAGTTGTGTGA
- the LOC121249368 gene encoding protein FAR1-RELATED SEQUENCE 5-like: MAIRKNGEQWTISKFVHEHNHELLIARSTSLLRGHRGVTRAQKKLILTLNESGVPIRKIMSVLSKESGGEFNVGCIGKDVENFIGNKRSKLFEEGDAQRLYAYFQDRQCKELEFVYSMQVDENLLRTWQEAMLGKTPQTIITDDDKGMTKAIAEMITTNEFEEECSSIFLKYGLVDNTWLQNLYNRRDMWVPAYLRSTFCTLNHHWSEMVKLLQEDKYLAYVTVNE, translated from the exons ATGGCAATAAGGAAAAATGGTGAACAATGGACAATATCCAAATTTGTGCATGAGCATAACCATGAGCTACTCATAGCAAGAAGTACTAGCTTGCTCCGTGGACATAGAGGAGTGACACGTGCTCAAAAGAAGCTCATTCTCACTTTGAATGAGTCTGGTGTACCGATAAGAAAGATAATGTCGGTACTGAGTAAAGAATCAGGTGGTGAATTTAATGTCGGTTGCATTGGCAAGGACGTGGAAAATTTCATAGGAAACAAAAGAAGCAAATTATTTGAAGAGGGAGATGCACAAAGATTATATGCTTACTTTCAAGATAGACAATGTAAGGAACTTGAGTTTGTGTACTCTATGCAAGTTGATGAGAAT TTATTGAGAACATGGCAAGAGGCAATGCTTGGGAAGACTCCTCAAACTATAATTACCGATGACGACAAGGGGATGACCAAGGCCATTGCAGAG ATGATCACAACTAATGAGTTTGAAGAAGAGTGCAGTTCAATATTTCTCAAGTATGGGCTGGTAGATAACACTTGGCTACAAAATCTTTACAACCGACGTGATATGTGGGTTCCGGCTTACTTGCGAAGCACATTTTGTACCT TGAATCATCATTGGAGTGAAATGGTGAAGCTTTTGCAAGAAGACAAGTATTTGGCTTATGTTACGGTGAATGAATAA
- the LOC121249369 gene encoding uncharacterized protein LOC121249369: MSQVWRLEGWVRFKEVGGQSFLIEFQQVTNKEKVLSGRPWFFDRNLVTLQEVDDSVSINSMHFKFEPFWVQLHNLPLATMTEEVGNQFGASIGHVIRVDAEFDGLAWGRCL; encoded by the coding sequence ATGTCACAAGTTTGGAGGTTGGAGGGTTGGGTGAGATTTAAGGAGGTGGGTGGCCAGAGTTTCTTGATTGAGTTCCAACAAGTGACTAACAAGGAAAAGGTACTTAGTGGACGTCCATGGTTCTTTGATAGGAACCTTGTGACTCTCCAAGAGGTGGATGACTCTGTCTCTATCAACTCCATGCATTTTAAGTTTGAACCATTTTgggttcaactccataacttgCCCCTGGCAACCATGACTGAGGAGGTGGGGAATCAGTTTGGGGCTTCCATTGGTCATGTCATTAGGGTGGATGCTGAGTTTGATGGTTTGGCTTGGGGAAGATGCCTTTGA